In Dermacentor variabilis isolate Ectoservices chromosome 10, ASM5094787v1, whole genome shotgun sequence, the genomic window accacgtttcaccgcctaacaaatgttatcacacagcgcaggatgtgcctgcaagtatcggaagtttctggaatgttatcgatgcttccatccgctgtctgtgaccgaaccttgtgtgatctgattgcatgtatgtgcgacgcgaatagtatagaactttgtggaagacatgcgggtctcagcgattactctggaacattcgacgactgatgtataaaaatcgacgcgcttgacccgctcatcagattttcgatgatcgccaaGTGTGCTCGCCGCTGCCGCTggtctttgagtgtagcctgctttgtagggcacaagttcgtccaataatATGCGAGTTTCATTAATCACACTATGTGACACTACTATGTGAcaatcactactacgtgacaatatgactCGCCATAGTTGCtaagtgtctatggtgttgggccgctgagcacAAGGTAGCAAtatcaaatcctggccatggcggctgcattttgaagGGGGTGACAAgcaaaaacaaccgtgtacttagatttaggtgcacattcaagaaccccagctggcccaaattatttcggagtccctcattatttatttatttatttatttaaaataccgtACAGGCCCtagggggcattgtgtaaggggggttacaaaaggaaaaaaaaaaataaaatggcagatcatggttttggtgcataaaaccccataatttaatttaatttttaaacctcgatataacaaagttgtaCTTGCAGTGAAAATGTTTGTTAAGTCGCGAGCTTCGTTAATTCGATCTTTTAAAGTTTCAGCTGTAAAAACAATTTCACAAGTTACCAGCGCATTCCTGGCAGATAGTATTTTGTTGGTAAGCACTTATAAAGGAATCGAAAGAAGGTCATGCCATAATAGCGCGGGTATAGGTGCCAGCGTGTGCAGTGCAGATCGCGCCGATCAATGTGGCTCACGGTGTCAGAGATTACGTGTGTTGTGTCGCGCAGCACTCTAAAAATTGGATGCCATGGCTGATAGCACTTAGTGCCCACAGCTAGTActcacaaattaaaaacaaaagtgtaaacAGATAGGGATATTcgtcctgagaaaaaaaaattttgccagaaaagtcgagcattgatggcgatagcaGAAAGGTAACTACACAATGTAAGGGTCATAGTTTCAACCGTGTCACGCGCACTGGGGCAAACATTAGCAGATCTCATTCCATCCCCACGAACTCACTGTCACAACTCGAGCGAATGCTTCGCACCGTGTCCTGGAAACCCGAGTTTATGCTGCCACCAACCCTAGACACGTGGAAACCGAGTGCATACCTAACCACCAACTATCTCAGCTTGTGCTTTGCACTTGCTGAAGATTAGCTCTGAGATACACCACATGCTTGATAACTTTACTGTACTTTCACTCCCTCCGCATCGCCCTTGCGCAGAAGGAATCATCAGCTCTCATGTTTATTCGAGTGCTGTGAGCTGCCGTCCTTATCCCTCTGCAAGTTGTTTACCAATGCGACAAATGATGCAGTGGCATTTCCGGCCTACTGTGTCCCGGGGTGCACTCTTTGACAGCGTTTTTGCCACTCAAGCTTTTCGTGCAGTTTTGACGTCTAATATAACTTCTGCTTCGGCCGACATTTTTATAGTGTTTTGCTGGAGCCATACAGGCTCCAAGTACGTGCTTTAAATGTCCAAAAACTTAGTTGCATTAATGTCGTGTCACAATACTACTTCGTCGAGTGGTGAAATAAAATGTAATTTTCAATGTAGCTGAAATCGGGAAATCAATATTGTTCGTTACCTTGAGCATGTCATTAAATCGAGGTTCGTTATACCGAGGTTTAGCTGTGTACCATAAATTGTGAAATAATTTACTTGTTTGCAAAAACTGTGTTTGCCGAAGCAGATAGACTAGCTATGCAAGCAACTATTCACATAGGTAGCATAGTTTTATCAAAATTACCAATGCTTTAACATTAGAGGATATGTATAACCTGGAGATAACAGCATTGTGAGAACAgtgccaaaataaaataaatatagcaTCGCCAATTTCATTTAGGGAAGTAAAGCAGAAGAGTGCATTTAATCTATTAAGCTCCGCTGTATTATTAACATGCCTTTTATTATTTAAGGAGTGCTTCATGTTAAAGGAAACATTTATACGAGCAACAAGATTGTGCTGAAGGTTCTGAAGATGCTTCCGAAGTCTGCATGCAGCCTGTCCAAATGCTTTTGTTCTTTTCTAAGTCAGTGAAGTGCTTTTTAAGCACGTCTAGGGCAACACTGCTTCATCCCAGTCCATAGTAAGGACTGCAATGAGGGCAATAAATTGAGTGCTTGGATTGAGTTTATGAACCAGCGAACACTTACTGCTTTTACATGACTTGCCCACTGTAAAAGCTCCATATAATATAGTTTAGAATTATTTTCATAAACCTGCTCTCAAAGTCCATTCTGATGCTCTTTGAAATGGCATGAGTCATTAGCATCGCTGTGCTGTAGATCGAGCCTCATagagcaatgaaaaacaaagaatGTAGCATTTTTATAGACTTAGGTTGCTTACTGTAAGCATCATAAGTCCATTGAAATTTCATAGAAGTTCGCATTGTGCGGAACACGCTGGGGGCGACCAGGGAAGTCTGGAAAAGTGTGTGCTGGGTGTATGTTGTAGCTTGTTCAACATTGAGATGTACACATGTATCTGCATCATACTCGTGGAATTGCAGTTTCTGTGGGAGACACTGTGTCTCACCATAGTAGTTAGTAGtggcaaaatgcaaaattaaaatGCAGAATGCAAATGCTGATATACTTGACAGAAGCTTGGGGGTGTTGAAGGCCAACCGTTATTAATGTGCATACATCATCGCCAAACTACAGTAATCATGCTTTCTGAATTGTGTGTTTCTATCATGCAGGCACCTAGTGAGCCAAAGAAGGACGCCCAGAGACACCGCTCGTCGCAGTCCCAGCATGCGTCAGTTGGCAGCAAAGGTACTAGTCGTTCGGCACACGTTCGAGACCACCGTGAAAAGGGCCCACCAAAAGAGCACCGTGAGTTCCGCGAGCCACGCGACTTCCGTGAGCCGCGCGATTTCCGTGAACCACGTGACTTCCGAGACCAACGTGACTTCCGAGACCAACGTGACTTCCGAGATCAACGCGACTTCCGAGATCAGCGCGACTTCAGAGATCAGCGTGACTTCCGAGATCAGCGTGACTTCCGTGACTCGAGAGAATTCCGAGATCCGAGGGAGTTCAGAGACTCTCGTGATTTTCGCAACGATGGCCGGGGCGATGCTAGGGACTCTCGGGAGGTTAGGGATAAGGACTACCGAGAACACCGTGAGAAAGAGCACCGCGACCACAGGGACAAGGACTACCGGGACAAAGATTACCGCGACAAGGACTACCGAGAAAAGGACAAGGACTACCGGGAGAAGGACAAGGAGAAGGACAAGGATTACCGGGACAAGGACTATCGCGAGAAGGACCACCGGGACAAGGACAGCCGGGACCACCATAGCCGCCGGCATCGTGACCAAGGAGAGAAACGAAAATCGAACAAGTAAAGCTTTGGTGTTGCTGGTGCAAGTGAAATTGTGTACATATGCTTATTAAAGGGTGATCTATTGTTTTGACATTTCGTGGCTTGATTTCCGCAAGTGCCGCCATGTGGGTGTGTACGCTGAGccctgctcagtggctatggcgttctccTGCTGATCATGAAGTTGCGACTTCGATTCCCAGCGGTGGCAGCTGCACTTTGATGTGGCTGATATGCATAACAGCTTAGCAATTTAGATTTGAGGgcatgttaatgaaccccagggGATCAAGTCCAGAGCCTTTCACTATGGCATCCCTCATAACCCACAGCATCATAACGTTTCGGGACGTTAATCCCCACAATTTAATTTGAGTCTCCACCTGCCCGTTTGTCACATGGTAGCATCTGTGTTAATGTATTTGCAGTACTGCAGAATAAtggtgttaaagggcccctcacaaaGTTTGAAAATTGCAAACAGACTAGTGCGATGTGCAGATCACGCGGCGACAAtcttgtctgcaaagtattaaatGGCTGCACTATGCGAAACCATGAAATTTCATAAGACAAGACTGTGGGCCCTTTTTCCTCGAGGGAGCCCGGTTTCAGCCAGTGAGTCAAAGTCACATGCGCCTATACGCCAAATATGGTACGTGAGCTCGGTAAATAATCCAATGCAGAATGCGCAGTATCGTTAGTGGAAACGTATTGCACAgccaaaagaagagaaaaaaaattgtgcagatccctggtactgggaatcgatgttatgcgaggcATTTTCCACGTACCTGGCTAGCTAGTATTGTTCGAGGTTATGTAAAATGATACTAGGTGAAAGGTGGACCAACGTGTTAGTGTAAATTGAGCAGTGTTCGTGGGTCGTGGTCGTACGTGTCTGTAAGGACAGCAGCATGACGATGACAACGTTGAAGACAATCGTTTGGCGGAACGGCATGATTCTACGCCGGCCGTTCGACGTAAGCTTATGACATGGTAATTGTTGGTTTCCGCATGTATGTAAACTCTAAAAACATTTGCACCGTTTGGAGCGTATATTTGCCACataataattgtcatctgtcttgcccacatttcttttctttaacgctgcgagcctggtacttttAAGTCACGAACGGCTCGCACGTtgtcagcgtgacacagcattctcgacaggaaagtagagagcACAGTggcttcaagaaaggaaacgtaagcaagacagatgacgattatttttctGTGGCAAATGTACACACGGAAGGGTGCTACTGTTTTTGGAGTGTGGTGGACTAGTGCAAGCGAAATGCGGATTGTGACGCCATCAGTGACTGTATGTTGTGCATTCGTACGTACCTAGGTGGTCTTGTGGTGTATGTTAAAAGGACTGACAACCGATTCTTAAGCACCTATTTTTCAtggtgcaacgcaaagctcacccACGGTAATGTTTacatctgcagcggttacttccaaaagtgcatgaatatttagtaagcagaattttcCGATcggagcagcctctaaaaaagtaaTCCCTCCTCCAACAACGCCGAGAAGTGAGAGTGATGTCGATAGCctgcctcgcaaattgtgaaagccgcccatcgttctgctttgACAGGAACgagtgtaactgtggttaaccaactacattttgaccttttcgaccacttttgaaaataaaaatcgGGTGCAATAATTTCgcgttgttgtacagacattCTGATATTTCCACCGTGTTTTCCCTCAAGTAAACGCCTACGTCATAGCTGGCTGGGCCACTGCGTCGTCATTCTGTTATTAGACGAGTCTAGCATACACATCTaaaacgaaggcttatctgcacattgtaacTCAGAAAAAACTGATAAAAAAactactgcatttcaatactactaaaaaaaagacaaagaagcgcgtacactagtagaaggtcacatggtggacctcttatgcagcttcatgtttttgccacATGGGGCACCAAAGGTGATTTTTTACGACTTTTAGTGATGAAGTAAAAATGTAAATCCActtttaatgagaaaaacatggctcgttCTAGCCACTAGGATAAGGAATCATTCCATCAGTGGTGTTATGTTGATTCATGTT contains:
- the Prp38 gene encoding pre-mRNA processing factor 38 encodes the protein MANRTVKDAQSVRGTNPQYLVEKIIRSRIYDSRYWKEECFALTAELLVDKAMELRFIGGVFGGNVKPAPFLCLLLKMLQIQPEKDIVVEFIRQDEFKYVRALGANYMRLVGSSLDCYKYLEPLYNDYRQLRRQNRDGGYTIVHMDEFIDELLREERVADIIMPRIQKRQVLEESGELEPRVSALEDDLDDVDSGEDEIEDVPKAPSEPKKDAQRHRSSQSQHASVGSKGTSRSAHVRDHREKGPPKEHREFREPRDFREPRDFREPRDFRDQRDFRDQRDFRDQRDFRDQRDFRDQRDFRDQRDFRDSREFRDPREFRDSRDFRNDGRGDARDSREVRDKDYREHREKEHRDHRDKDYRDKDYRDKDYREKDKDYREKDKEKDKDYRDKDYREKDHRDKDSRDHHSRRHRDQGEKRKSNK